In one Mucilaginibacter sp. PAMB04168 genomic region, the following are encoded:
- a CDS encoding aldo/keto reductase has protein sequence MEYRKLGETELAVSAITFGAWAAGGWMWGGNDDQDAINAMRAAYDEGITSIDTAPIYGQGKSEELVGQAIKDLPRDKVQILTKYGMRWDLVKGTFGFKSQDNNGNDLDVYKYAGKESIIKECEDSLKRLGTDYVDLYQIHWPDESTPIAETMEAILRLQEQGKIREAGVSNYSVAQMQEAEKTIKLASNQVPYSMVKRDIEADLVPYCIENHKGILAYSPMERGLLTGKMKAGQQFGEGDHRAGLKFFKDENIKRTNEFLSKIKPLADEKNATLGQLVIRWTIERPGITVALVGARNAEQATQNAQAINVKLSAEEINFITGELDKLELVD, from the coding sequence ATGGAATACAGAAAACTAGGAGAAACAGAGCTGGCGGTTTCGGCCATTACTTTTGGCGCATGGGCTGCCGGCGGATGGATGTGGGGCGGAAATGATGATCAGGATGCCATTAATGCCATGAGAGCAGCTTATGACGAGGGCATAACTAGTATTGATACGGCTCCCATTTACGGGCAAGGTAAAAGTGAGGAGCTGGTTGGCCAGGCTATTAAAGATCTTCCGCGCGATAAGGTGCAGATCTTAACCAAGTATGGTATGCGCTGGGATTTAGTTAAAGGCACATTTGGCTTCAAGTCGCAAGATAATAACGGCAACGACTTAGACGTATACAAATATGCTGGCAAGGAAAGCATTATTAAAGAGTGTGAAGACAGCCTTAAACGCTTGGGTACCGACTATGTTGATTTGTACCAGATACATTGGCCCGACGAAAGTACGCCTATAGCCGAAACAATGGAAGCTATTTTACGCCTGCAGGAACAAGGCAAAATACGGGAAGCCGGTGTAAGTAACTACAGCGTAGCTCAAATGCAGGAGGCCGAAAAGACGATTAAACTGGCATCAAATCAGGTTCCGTACAGTATGGTGAAACGCGACATAGAAGCCGACCTGGTGCCGTACTGCATCGAGAACCACAAAGGCATTTTAGCTTACAGCCCAATGGAACGCGGCTTATTAACCGGTAAAATGAAAGCTGGCCAACAGTTTGGCGAAGGTGATCACCGTGCCGGGCTAAAGTTTTTTAAGGATGAGAATATTAAGCGCACTAACGAGTTCCTGAGTAAAATTAAGCCGCTGGCTGACGAAAAGAATGCCACATTAGGCCAGTTGGTTATACGGTGGACAATTGAACGGCCGGGTATAACCGTAGCGCTGGTAGGTGCACGTAATGCAGAACAAGCCACCCAAAATGCTCAAGCCATTAATGTAAAATTAAGCGCCGAGGAGATAAATTTCATAACCGGCGAACTAGACAAATTAGAGTTGGTAGATTAA
- a CDS encoding family 20 glycosylhydrolase: MSLKFRLLFCLNILLAISTSQAQTPPTDPYMGIIPAPVTLQKQAGYFTLSQETIIQADSITNKAVQFLSGYLQNKYMLKNRLQAFTGNAANNAIVLTAAGTENLPAEGYRLTIAPQQITIAGKGAGLFYGIQTLMQLLPLERSATAKIPCARIEDYPRFGYRGIHLDVCRHFFPVEFVKRYLDLMAAYKLNTFHWHLTDDQGWRIEIKKYPRLTQVGSQRAETLIGNYHDRMPQQFDNTPYGGYYTQEQIREVVQYAASKYINVVPEIEMPGHAMAALAAYPELSCNANLEYKVSGTWGVFNNIFCPTEKTFSFLQDVLTEVIDLFPSKYIHIGGDEAPKVVWKSSPEAQAIIKRLKLKDEHGLQSYFIQRMEKFVNSKGRSIIGWDEILEGGLAPNATVMSWRGEAGGIAAAKQNHNVIMTPSSSGLYLDHAQARSDLEPLSIGGFTPLSKTYAYNPLTPALTPAQQKYILGVQANLWTEYISTEAKAEYMLLPRMMALSEVAWSPIANKNYSDFAETRLPGHLAWLDQNNINYRVPAAIGAKDTSYTGSQLTVNLKVPVEGAKIYYTIDGYEPTSTDLVYTKPFTLNIPAEQYREIKTIVITPSGKRSLVTRTVVYNRAPLPAVTFGGKIPGVKYELVAGLFTNTGQLDGARVLDTGVVKTFNTAAFKKANRTFGVTYEGYFNIDADGKYIFSTQSDDGSVIYIDDQLVVDNDGKHSLYEQPGEVLLQKGLHKFTLKYFEGGAFSTLRVYLTMPGKPKGEFSAETMVN, from the coding sequence ATGTCTCTTAAGTTCCGTTTACTGTTCTGTTTAAATATCTTATTAGCTATCAGCACTTCGCAGGCTCAAACGCCTCCAACCGACCCTTACATGGGTATCATACCTGCCCCGGTAACGCTGCAAAAGCAGGCGGGTTACTTTACGCTAAGCCAGGAAACCATAATACAAGCCGACTCCATTACCAACAAAGCTGTACAATTTTTAAGCGGCTACCTGCAAAATAAGTATATGCTTAAAAACCGTTTGCAGGCTTTTACAGGTAATGCGGCCAACAATGCCATTGTGCTTACTGCCGCCGGTACCGAAAATTTGCCAGCTGAAGGTTATCGTCTTACTATAGCACCGCAGCAAATTACTATTGCAGGCAAAGGCGCTGGGTTGTTTTACGGCATTCAAACCCTAATGCAGTTATTACCGCTCGAAAGGAGCGCAACTGCTAAAATACCATGTGCCCGTATTGAAGACTATCCGCGCTTTGGCTACCGGGGTATACACCTTGATGTTTGCCGTCACTTTTTCCCGGTAGAATTTGTTAAACGTTACCTGGATTTAATGGCAGCATACAAGCTCAATACTTTTCACTGGCACTTAACCGATGACCAGGGCTGGCGAATAGAAATAAAAAAATATCCACGCTTAACACAAGTAGGCAGCCAGCGTGCCGAAACTTTGATTGGTAATTACCATGACCGTATGCCCCAGCAGTTTGACAATACGCCTTATGGCGGATATTATACACAAGAACAAATACGCGAGGTAGTACAATACGCAGCCAGTAAGTATATTAACGTAGTGCCCGAGATAGAGATGCCCGGCCACGCTATGGCTGCGCTTGCAGCCTACCCAGAGCTAAGCTGCAATGCTAATCTAGAATATAAAGTATCGGGTACCTGGGGGGTGTTTAACAATATATTTTGCCCCACCGAAAAAACCTTCAGCTTTTTACAGGACGTGTTAACCGAAGTTATTGACCTGTTCCCGAGCAAATACATACACATAGGGGGCGACGAAGCGCCTAAAGTTGTTTGGAAATCATCGCCCGAGGCGCAGGCCATCATTAAAAGGCTGAAACTGAAAGATGAGCATGGTTTACAAAGCTATTTTATACAACGTATGGAAAAGTTTGTGAATAGCAAAGGTCGCAGCATTATTGGGTGGGATGAAATATTGGAAGGTGGACTAGCCCCTAACGCTACCGTAATGAGCTGGCGCGGCGAAGCTGGTGGGATAGCAGCTGCTAAACAAAACCATAACGTAATCATGACGCCCAGCAGCAGTGGTTTGTACCTCGACCATGCACAGGCCAGGTCTGATTTGGAGCCACTAAGCATTGGTGGTTTTACACCTTTATCAAAAACATACGCTTATAATCCGTTAACACCTGCACTTACCCCTGCTCAGCAAAAGTATATTTTAGGTGTACAGGCTAATTTATGGACTGAATACATAAGTACCGAAGCCAAGGCAGAGTATATGCTGCTGCCACGGATGATGGCTTTGTCGGAAGTGGCGTGGTCGCCCATTGCTAACAAGAACTATTCTGATTTTGCGGAAACGCGTTTGCCTGGTCATTTGGCCTGGTTAGATCAAAACAATATCAATTATCGTGTACCTGCGGCTATTGGTGCTAAGGATACATCATACACCGGCTCGCAATTAACCGTTAACTTGAAAGTACCTGTAGAAGGCGCCAAAATTTATTACACTATTGATGGCTATGAACCCACGTCAACAGATTTGGTTTATACTAAGCCTTTCACGTTAAATATTCCGGCAGAGCAATACCGCGAGATAAAAACAATCGTTATTACACCAAGCGGTAAGCGCAGTTTAGTAACGCGTACAGTGGTTTATAATCGTGCACCTCTGCCTGCTGTTACCTTTGGCGGTAAAATACCTGGGGTAAAATATGAGTTAGTTGCCGGGTTGTTTACTAATACAGGCCAGTTGGATGGCGCACGCGTTTTAGATACAGGCGTGGTAAAAACATTTAACACAGCAGCCTTTAAAAAAGCTAACCGTACGTTTGGCGTTACTTACGAGGGTTATTTTAATATAGATGCTGATGGTAAATACATTTTTTCTACCCAATCTGATGATGGCTCGGTGATTTACATCGATGACCAGTTGGTGGTAGATAACGATGGTAAGCACAGCTTGTACGAGCAACCAGGCGAAGTTTTATTGCAAAAAGGATTGCATAAATTTACTTTAAAGTATTTTGAAGGCGGCGCTTTTAGTACCTTACGGGTGTACCTGACTATGCCAGGCAAACCTAAAGGCGAGTTTTCGGCAGAAACGATGGTGAATTAA
- the trxB gene encoding thioredoxin-disulfide reductase yields the protein MSQDTEHVKCLIIGSGPAGYTAAIYAARADLKPVLYTGMLAGGQLTQTTDVENFPGYPNGVMGPEMMEDLRKQAERFGSDIRFGYISSVDFSSLPHKVVVDEVKTILADTVIISTGASAKWLGLESEQKFNGFGVSACAVCDGFFFRGQDIAIVGAGDTAAEEATYLSKLCRKVYMLVRREEFRASKAMVSRVLNTPNIEVLYNTETKEIVGNEQGVNGVVIINNRTQEERTLDVTGFFVAIGHHPNTDIFKGWIDMDETGYIKTKPGTTQTNIEGVFCCGDAQDNVYRQAVTAAGTGCMAALDAERYLAAKEAEEMMAHQ from the coding sequence ATGTCTCAAGATACAGAACACGTAAAGTGCTTAATTATAGGTTCAGGTCCTGCGGGGTATACTGCAGCAATATATGCTGCCCGCGCCGATCTTAAACCTGTTTTATATACAGGTATGCTGGCTGGCGGCCAACTTACCCAAACCACCGATGTTGAAAATTTTCCGGGCTACCCTAATGGTGTAATGGGCCCTGAAATGATGGAAGATTTGCGTAAGCAGGCCGAGCGCTTTGGTTCGGATATCCGGTTCGGATACATAAGTTCTGTAGATTTTTCGAGCCTGCCGCATAAAGTTGTAGTTGACGAGGTTAAGACCATTTTGGCCGATACTGTAATCATTTCAACCGGTGCATCAGCAAAATGGCTGGGACTGGAGTCTGAACAAAAGTTTAATGGCTTTGGTGTATCAGCCTGTGCGGTTTGTGACGGTTTCTTTTTCCGCGGTCAGGATATAGCCATAGTAGGCGCTGGTGATACCGCTGCCGAGGAAGCCACTTACTTGTCAAAACTTTGCCGCAAGGTATATATGCTGGTACGCCGCGAGGAGTTCCGTGCATCTAAGGCAATGGTAAGCCGGGTATTGAACACGCCTAACATTGAGGTACTTTATAACACCGAAACCAAAGAAATTGTAGGTAACGAGCAAGGTGTTAACGGCGTTGTTATTATCAATAACCGCACGCAGGAAGAAAGAACGCTGGATGTAACCGGCTTCTTTGTAGCCATAGGCCATCATCCTAACACCGATATATTCAAAGGCTGGATTGATATGGACGAGACCGGCTACATTAAAACCAAGCCTGGTACTACACAAACGAATATCGAAGGCGTGTTTTGCTGCGGTGACGCACAGGATAACGTTTACCGCCAGGCAGTAACTGCCGCAGGCACGGGCTGTATGGCCGCGCTCGATGCGGAGCGTTACTTAGCAGCTAAAGAAGCTGAAGAAATGATGGCTCATCAATAA
- a CDS encoding TIGR00730 family Rossman fold protein: protein MKSICVFCGANFNGDPMLTEAIDQLAQVMVSRDITLVFGGGRVGVMGMIANAVLKNGGKAVGVIPEFLLNKEVGHTGLTELHVVQNMHERKQMMNDLCDGIITLPGGFGTLEEFFEVLTWLQLGLHQKPIGILNVNGFYDFLLKQMDVMVEQRFLKPVNRDLVLTSASAIELVNLMDGFKAEPDDVWFKDRNLS from the coding sequence ATGAAATCTATATGTGTATTCTGTGGTGCCAACTTTAACGGCGACCCTATGCTAACCGAGGCCATAGACCAATTGGCACAAGTAATGGTAAGTCGCGATATTACTTTAGTTTTTGGTGGTGGTCGGGTAGGGGTAATGGGTATGATTGCCAATGCGGTCCTTAAAAACGGTGGTAAGGCGGTTGGTGTTATCCCCGAGTTTTTATTGAACAAGGAGGTTGGGCATACCGGTTTAACAGAGTTGCATGTGGTGCAAAATATGCATGAGCGCAAGCAAATGATGAATGATTTGTGCGATGGTATTATCACCTTACCGGGTGGCTTTGGTACGCTTGAAGAGTTTTTTGAAGTACTCACCTGGCTGCAACTGGGCTTGCACCAAAAGCCAATTGGTATTTTAAATGTAAACGGATTTTATGATTTTCTGTTGAAGCAAATGGACGTAATGGTAGAGCAACGTTTTTTAAAGCCTGTAAACCGCGACCTGGTATTAACCTCGGCCAGCGCTATAGAATTGGTGAACCTGATGGACGGATTTAAAGCCGAACCCGACGACGTATGGTTTAAAGACCGCAACCTGAGTTGA
- a CDS encoding helix-turn-helix domain-containing protein — protein MAEKQPDNLFGVIERNIRIRTKAMGMTLAELSKQIEMTEAGFYKMLATDSIKVKTLKKISEVLQIPLPAFLNNQLAEAGNSYQMAGDNLQLAEPSVSYSNEGDILKKQIKQLKSQLKDKEKIIELLTKKTEGKN, from the coding sequence ATGGCTGAAAAACAACCTGATAATTTATTTGGTGTAATTGAGCGTAATATCAGAATACGCACAAAAGCCATGGGTATGACCTTAGCTGAACTATCCAAGCAAATTGAAATGACCGAAGCGGGCTTTTACAAGATGTTGGCTACAGACAGCATTAAAGTTAAAACGCTCAAAAAGATAAGCGAGGTTTTGCAAATACCCCTACCTGCTTTTTTAAACAACCAGTTAGCCGAAGCAGGTAATTCTTACCAAATGGCAGGGGACAATCTGCAACTGGCCGAGCCATCGGTATCTTACAGTAACGAGGGCGATATCCTGAAAAAGCAAATTAAACAGTTAAAAAGCCAGCTAAAAGACAAGGAAAAGATTATAGAGCTGTTAACCAAAAAGACAGAAGGGAAGAATTAA
- a CDS encoding acyltransferase, with protein MRLKLTYLKSLDGVRCFAIIIVLLFHCFYGTLKGGWLGVDLFFVLSGYLITSLLEIEIANTKKLSFKKFYIRRLLRLLPPLLVCILLANILWSYTNPGNPNRYLASLAAFFYFANLTPDVLGSLSHLWSLSVEEHFYFIWPALIFYLISKLKFSHRIYFILLLIVLVSALRLFLFNYDGVISYGIFRIDTYRFTFTRIDCMLIGAVLAYCQLNGVSFFNNSKLNYKALLLLVMMLFTVLLFTLDKDSRLFNNGGFLFTNLLCGLFVLAAINLPEYGLLTNKVARWVGMRSYGIYIYHPPIFFFFERFRENHSVANLLLITLIRIAVTLLLVEASYRFIEMPVLKLKSRFK; from the coding sequence ATGAGATTAAAATTAACTTACCTAAAAAGTTTAGACGGTGTTAGATGCTTTGCTATCATAATTGTACTGTTGTTCCACTGCTTTTATGGCACGTTAAAAGGCGGCTGGCTGGGTGTTGATCTGTTTTTTGTTTTAAGCGGCTATCTAATCACTTCGCTACTTGAGATTGAGATAGCTAATACCAAGAAGCTGTCATTTAAGAAATTTTATATCAGGCGGCTATTGCGGTTGCTGCCACCATTATTGGTATGTATTTTATTGGCCAATATACTTTGGTCCTACACAAACCCCGGTAATCCTAACAGGTATTTGGCATCACTTGCCGCTTTTTTTTATTTTGCTAATCTCACGCCAGATGTGTTGGGTTCCTTGAGTCACTTGTGGTCGTTATCGGTCGAAGAGCATTTTTACTTTATATGGCCCGCTTTAATCTTTTATTTGATTAGCAAGCTCAAGTTTTCTCACCGGATTTATTTCATATTGTTACTTATCGTACTAGTAAGTGCTCTCCGGTTGTTTTTATTTAATTACGATGGTGTAATTAGTTACGGTATATTTAGAATAGATACGTACAGGTTTACATTTACAAGGATTGACTGTATGCTGATAGGTGCTGTGTTAGCCTACTGCCAGTTAAATGGCGTCAGTTTTTTTAATAACTCAAAGCTTAACTATAAAGCGCTGCTTTTACTTGTAATGATGCTATTTACGGTTTTGCTTTTTACGCTCGACAAAGACAGCCGTCTTTTCAATAACGGCGGATTTCTGTTCACTAATCTGTTATGCGGTCTTTTTGTTTTGGCTGCAATTAACTTACCCGAGTATGGCCTTCTAACAAACAAAGTTGCCCGTTGGGTAGGAATGAGATCTTACGGAATCTACATCTATCATCCGCCTATATTTTTCTTTTTTGAGAGATTTAGAGAGAATCATAGTGTAGCCAATTTACTGCTTATAACTCTTATCCGCATTGCTGTGACTTTGCTTTTGGTGGAGGCTTCATACCGTTTTATTGAAATGCCTGTATTAAAGTTAAAAAGCAGATTTAAGTAA
- a CDS encoding carboxylesterase family protein, whose translation MRVLNILFLTFFVISVHAQTATTGSLQIKTANGVLQGVTEASGIRAFKGVPFAQPPVGNLRWAAPQSPKNWEGVRKADHFGPQAMQRAIYSDMIFRSDGRSEDCLYLNVWTPAKSAKERLPVMVYFYGGGFIAGDGSEGRYDGESMATKGIVAITVNYRLGVFGFMAHPELTKESPNHSSGNYGLMDQHAALLWVQKNIAAFGGDPKKVTIAGESAGSMSVSGQMASPLSKGLFAGAIAESGSLMGNLSPVPLADAEQVGVKFATQVGVSSLAHLRNMPADKLLELSAATRFPTTVDGYFLPKTPSEIFNAGQQMKVPLLAGWNSAESGYRAILGKDSVTVNAYQLAVQKLYAENAAAVLKAYAAKDGAEVEQAATDLASDRFIAFASWKLTDLHSKTGGKPVYRYYYTRKRGDPAKSPGAVHSAEIEYALGNLRYNKAYNWTPDDFKVSETLQNYFVNFIKTGNPNGKGLPAWNTLQSTTPRQVMIIDVESRAQGEKYPERYLLLDKLSTSK comes from the coding sequence ATGAGAGTTCTGAATATTCTGTTTCTGACATTTTTTGTCATAAGTGTACATGCCCAAACGGCAACAACCGGTAGTCTTCAAATTAAAACGGCTAATGGCGTACTACAGGGTGTAACGGAGGCTAGCGGCATACGGGCCTTTAAAGGTGTGCCGTTTGCACAGCCGCCAGTAGGTAACCTGCGCTGGGCGGCGCCGCAATCGCCAAAAAACTGGGAGGGCGTGCGCAAAGCCGATCATTTTGGTCCGCAGGCTATGCAGCGTGCTATTTACAGCGATATGATTTTTAGAAGCGATGGCAGGAGCGAGGATTGTTTATACCTGAATGTTTGGACGCCCGCCAAATCTGCTAAAGAGCGCCTGCCGGTAATGGTATACTTTTATGGCGGCGGTTTTATAGCAGGCGATGGCTCTGAGGGGCGGTACGATGGTGAAAGTATGGCAACCAAAGGTATCGTAGCTATTACGGTGAATTACCGCCTGGGTGTTTTTGGCTTTATGGCTCACCCCGAACTGACTAAAGAATCGCCCAACCACTCATCCGGCAATTATGGCTTAATGGACCAGCATGCTGCTTTATTGTGGGTTCAAAAAAATATAGCAGCCTTTGGTGGAGATCCTAAAAAAGTAACCATAGCGGGTGAATCGGCCGGCTCTATGTCGGTAAGCGGGCAAATGGCATCACCGTTATCCAAAGGCTTGTTTGCCGGTGCTATTGCCGAAAGCGGTTCATTAATGGGTAACCTGTCGCCTGTACCACTGGCTGATGCTGAACAGGTGGGCGTGAAGTTTGCGACGCAGGTTGGTGTTTCTTCGCTGGCCCATTTGCGAAATATGCCTGCCGACAAGCTTCTTGAACTATCGGCCGCCACACGTTTTCCGACTACTGTTGACGGCTATTTTTTACCCAAAACGCCTTCGGAGATATTTAATGCCGGGCAGCAAATGAAAGTGCCTTTATTAGCCGGTTGGAATTCGGCCGAAAGCGGTTACCGGGCTATACTGGGTAAGGACTCTGTAACGGTTAATGCCTATCAACTGGCCGTTCAAAAGCTTTATGCAGAAAATGCAGCAGCAGTATTGAAGGCCTACGCGGCCAAAGACGGGGCCGAAGTTGAACAGGCAGCTACTGACCTGGCATCTGATCGGTTCATTGCTTTTGCCAGTTGGAAACTCACCGACCTCCATAGCAAAACCGGAGGGAAACCGGTATACCGTTATTATTATACCCGTAAACGAGGAGACCCGGCCAAATCTCCAGGCGCCGTACACTCGGCCGAGATTGAGTATGCACTTGGAAACCTGCGCTACAACAAGGCTTATAACTGGACGCCTGATGATTTCAAAGTGTCGGAAACCCTGCAGAACTACTTTGTAAACTTTATCAAAACCGGCAACCCTAACGGTAAAGGTTTACCCGCCTGGAACACTTTGCAAAGTACCACCCCACGCCAGGTTATGATTATAGATGTAGAGAGCAGGGCACAAGGCGAAAAATATCCGGAACGTTACTTACTTTTGGACAAGCTTTCTACAAGTAAGTAA
- a CDS encoding pitrilysin family protein: MNKSFKSALLVPAVALMSLGAIAQTGGQPKLVEKVTRKGTELVIPYEKYVLPNGLTVVLAEDHSDPLVHVDVTYHVGSAREEIGKSGFAHFFEHMMFQGSDHVANGDHFKIITEAGGTLNGSTNRDRTNYYETVPANQLEKMLWLESDRMGFLLDAVTQQKFEVQRATVKNERGQNYDNRPYGLAGEYTSKNLYPYGHPYSWLTIGYIEELNKVGVNDLKNFFLRWYGPNNATITIGGDLDPKQTLALVNKYFGSIPRGPVVKNASFPAPVLTADRYVSYTDNYAKLPLLSITYPGVKVYDKDMSPLDALSEIIGQGRNSIFYKNFVKTRKAAQASMGSSNTELAGEITIRVVPFPGQTLADAKKLVDESLTEFEKTGVSDEALVRFKASAEANYINSLSSVSGKVSELAQAQYLTGNPNQIGRELADIRAVTKEDVMRVYNKYVKGKPAVILSVLPKGGALQPVAADNYTVNTAGYKAPDYGYAGLTYKKPTDNFDRAAKPGNGANPAIKVPAIWSATTANGIKILGTQNSEIPSVSMDISIKGGGLHAINNPGKAGLAGIVARMMNEDTKNYTAEQITSELNKLGSQIFIYAGFDNIGISVSSLTKYLPKTMTLLQERMLNPKFTQDALDRIKKQTLEGFKQAKTQPAGVASSVYSKILYGTDNVRTYATGGNEETVAGITLQDVQDYYDKYFSPSVTQIVIVGDVNQGTARGNLAFLNSWADKKVSLPTPVEGKTFDKTTMYLVDIPGAAQSEIRIGYLDKLNYDPTGDYYKLIIANYILGGAFNSHINLNLREKRGWTYGARSGFSSNKYGGDFTASAGVLATATDSSVVEFMKEIRNYQQNGITPEELKFTQTSIGQSDARRYETNDQKAAFISRLLEYDLKPTYVDDQNKILSTITPAELNQLSAKYLDTNKMVILVVGDKARILPGLQKLGYPIVELDADGKPKQ; encoded by the coding sequence ATGAATAAATCTTTTAAAAGTGCGCTTTTGGTACCTGCGGTGGCATTAATGTCGTTGGGTGCAATTGCTCAAACCGGCGGTCAGCCTAAACTGGTCGAAAAAGTTACCCGCAAGGGAACTGAGCTGGTAATACCATATGAAAAGTACGTGCTCCCCAATGGATTAACCGTTGTTTTAGCCGAAGATCACTCTGACCCTTTAGTGCATGTTGATGTAACTTACCATGTAGGCTCGGCACGCGAAGAGATAGGTAAATCGGGCTTCGCCCACTTTTTTGAACACATGATGTTTCAGGGAAGCGATCATGTGGCGAATGGTGATCACTTTAAAATTATTACTGAAGCGGGCGGTACCCTTAACGGTTCAACCAACCGCGACCGTACCAACTACTACGAGACCGTACCGGCCAACCAGCTTGAAAAAATGCTTTGGCTGGAATCCGACCGTATGGGCTTTTTATTAGATGCCGTAACGCAGCAAAAATTTGAAGTGCAGCGTGCTACCGTGAAAAACGAGCGCGGACAAAATTACGATAACCGCCCGTATGGCTTGGCAGGCGAATACACGTCCAAAAACCTTTATCCCTATGGGCATCCATACTCATGGTTAACCATTGGTTACATTGAGGAGTTAAACAAAGTTGGTGTAAACGACTTAAAGAATTTCTTTTTACGTTGGTACGGCCCTAATAACGCAACCATTACCATTGGTGGCGATTTGGATCCCAAACAAACGCTGGCATTAGTAAACAAGTATTTTGGCAGCATCCCTCGTGGCCCGGTTGTTAAAAATGCATCATTCCCGGCACCGGTTTTAACAGCCGACCGCTATGTGTCATATACCGACAATTATGCTAAGCTGCCTTTGTTATCTATCACCTATCCGGGTGTTAAGGTGTATGATAAAGACATGTCTCCGCTGGATGCTTTATCAGAAATTATCGGTCAGGGAAGAAATTCCATCTTTTACAAAAACTTTGTAAAAACCCGTAAAGCTGCCCAAGCATCAATGGGTTCATCAAATACCGAACTGGCCGGCGAAATTACCATCCGTGTAGTTCCTTTCCCCGGTCAAACTTTGGCTGATGCAAAGAAACTGGTAGACGAATCGTTGACTGAGTTTGAAAAAACTGGTGTTAGCGACGAAGCCCTGGTGCGTTTTAAAGCAAGTGCCGAAGCCAACTACATCAACAGCCTTTCGAGCGTTAGTGGTAAGGTATCTGAACTGGCGCAAGCGCAATACCTTACTGGTAACCCAAATCAAATTGGCCGTGAACTGGCCGATATACGTGCAGTTACCAAAGAGGATGTAATGCGTGTGTATAACAAGTACGTTAAAGGCAAACCTGCGGTTATATTAAGTGTATTGCCAAAAGGTGGTGCCTTGCAACCCGTTGCTGCCGATAATTATACCGTTAACACAGCTGGTTACAAAGCGCCCGACTATGGTTACGCTGGCTTAACTTATAAAAAGCCAACCGATAACTTTGACCGTGCTGCTAAACCTGGTAACGGTGCTAACCCTGCTATAAAAGTTCCGGCTATATGGTCGGCAACAACGGCTAACGGTATTAAGATATTAGGTACCCAAAACAGCGAAATTCCATCGGTGTCTATGGATATCTCTATTAAAGGCGGTGGTTTGCATGCCATTAATAACCCTGGCAAAGCAGGCTTGGCGGGTATTGTTGCCCGAATGATGAATGAAGACACTAAGAATTATACAGCAGAGCAGATCACTTCTGAACTGAATAAATTGGGTAGCCAGATCTTTATCTACGCCGGATTTGATAATATCGGCATCAGCGTGTCTTCGTTAACTAAATACCTGCCTAAAACCATGACGTTGCTGCAGGAACGAATGCTGAACCCTAAGTTTACGCAGGATGCTTTGGACCGTATAAAAAAACAAACGCTGGAAGGCTTTAAGCAAGCTAAAACACAACCAGCAGGTGTGGCATCAAGCGTATATAGTAAAATACTGTACGGTACTGATAATGTGCGCACTTATGCAACAGGCGGTAATGAGGAAACTGTTGCCGGCATTACATTGCAGGACGTACAGGATTACTACGATAAGTATTTTTCACCTTCGGTAACTCAAATTGTGATTGTTGGCGACGTGAACCAGGGAACTGCAAGAGGTAATCTAGCCTTCCTTAACTCATGGGCAGATAAAAAAGTATCCCTTCCAACTCCGGTCGAAGGTAAAACGTTTGATAAAACAACTATGTATTTGGTTGATATTCCGGGAGCGGCTCAGTCTGAGATTCGTATAGGTTACCTGGATAAGTTGAACTACGACCCAACCGGCGATTATTATAAATTAATTATTGCCAACTATATTTTAGGTGGTGCTTTTAACAGCCATATTAACTTAAACCTGCGCGAAAAACGCGGCTGGACTTACGGTGCACGCTCAGGCTTTAGCTCAAACAAATATGGCGGCGATTTTACCGCTTCTGCAGGTGTATTAGCCACTGCCACCGACAGTTCGGTTGTTGAGTTTATGAAAGAGATACGTAATTATCAGCAAAACGGTATTACCCCTGAGGAGTTGAAGTTTACCCAAACTTCGATAGGACAAAGTGATGCCCGTCGGTATGAAACCAACGACCAGAAAGCAGCTTTCATCTCGCGCTTGCTGGAGTATGATTTGAAGCCAACATACGTTGATGACCAAAACAAAATCTTATCAACCATTACACCAGCCGAATTGAACCAGTTATCGGCAAAATACCTGGATACCAATAAAATGGTTATTCTGGTAGTTGGTGATAAGGCACGTATACTGCCAGGCTTACAAAAGTTGGGCTACCCAATTGTTGAATTGGACGCCGATGGCAAACCCAAACAATAA